GCCATGTACGGATTGTGGCCGTTCGGCGTGCACGGCGGCGGCCACGCCTCGGATGGGCACCCGGGGTGGGATATCGAGTTCCGCGTGGGCAGGAAGGTCCGGGCGGCCGCCGCGGGCGTTGTGCAGTCGGTGTTGGCCGAGCCCGAGACGCCGGACCGGGTCACGATTCAGATCCAGCACAGCGTGGGCGGAAAGGCTTACCGAACCGTCTACACCAACTTGGTCTCCGTGGCAGCGGGTGTGGCGCCGGGGGCACCGATCGCGGAGGGGCAGGTGCTGGCCACGGCCGGCGCCCTGACGCTGCGGGTCGGCACCCGCACGGTGACGTTCGCCATGACCCATTTCCAGGTCGATGACTTCAGTCAGCGCGCGGGCTCGAGCAACGAGCACGCGATCAACCCCTACGCCGTGCTGCGCGAGGGTGCACGGCCGGTGCTGGATGCGATCTGGAGCCAGGCCGCATACAACCAGGAGTTGACGGA
This portion of the Gemmatimonadota bacterium genome encodes:
- a CDS encoding M23 family metallopeptidase, with the translated sequence MVKRRRRAALLSLLLVGGCAAEPIAPETSGETPGPGAERFTIVLPIQLADTGQAMYGLWPFGVHGGGHASDGHPGWDIEFRVGRKVRAAAAGVVQSVLAEPETPDRVTIQIQHSVGGKAYRTVYTNLVSVAAGVAPGAPIAEGQVLATAGALTLRVGTRTVTFAMTHFQVDDFSQRAGSSNEHAINPYAVLREGARPVLDAIWSQAAYNQELT